In Bradyrhizobium guangxiense, one DNA window encodes the following:
- the istB gene encoding IS21-like element helper ATPase IstB: MLTHPTHDRLVALGLTGMAKALDEQQRQPDIAALAFEERLALLVDREATERENKRLVARLRFASLRQNAVVEDIDMKAPRGLDKPLFQKLVAGEWIDRHQNLLIIDPTGVGKSWIACALGHKACRDNRSVLYQRLPRLFEALTLARGDGRHARLLRTLARVELLVLDDWGLAPMTAEQQRDLLEMMEDRHGRGSTLVTSQLPVEHWHELIGNPTIADAILDRLVHNAHRLNLKGESLRKAAAKRQTLDDEPAN, translated from the coding sequence ATGTTGACACATCCCACCCACGACCGCCTCGTCGCGCTCGGGCTTACCGGCATGGCGAAGGCCCTCGACGAACAGCAGCGACAACCCGACATTGCCGCGCTGGCCTTCGAGGAGCGCCTCGCACTGCTCGTCGACCGTGAAGCGACCGAGCGCGAGAACAAGCGGCTGGTTGCTCGGTTGCGGTTCGCAAGTCTCCGGCAGAACGCCGTCGTCGAGGATATCGACATGAAGGCGCCGCGCGGGCTCGACAAGCCGCTGTTCCAAAAGCTCGTCGCTGGCGAGTGGATCGACCGGCATCAGAACCTGCTCATCATCGACCCGACCGGCGTCGGCAAGAGCTGGATTGCTTGCGCCTTGGGCCACAAGGCCTGCCGGGACAACCGCTCCGTGCTTTATCAACGGCTGCCGCGGCTGTTCGAGGCGCTCACTCTCGCGCGGGGCGACGGCCGCCACGCTCGCCTGCTCAGGACCCTGGCGCGCGTCGAGCTTCTGGTCCTCGACGACTGGGGACTTGCCCCGATGACTGCCGAGCAGCAACGCGACCTGTTGGAGATGATGGAGGATCGCCATGGCCGCGGCTCGACCTTGGTGACAAGCCAGCTCCCGGTCGAGCATTGGCACGAGCTCATCGGCAACCCAACCATTGCCGACGCTATCCTCGATCGCCTCGTACACAACGCCCACAGGCTCAATCTCAAGGGCGAGAGCCTGCGCAAAGCCGCCGCCAAGCGTCAGACGCTTGACGACGAGCCCGCCAACTGA